CTGCGTGCTTGACGAAGACCCCGACGCTAAAATCGCCAACAAGTACGGGATAACCAGGACATCGGCAGGTTTCCTGGCGGCAAGGGAAAAACTCGATGGAAGCATTATAGCTATTGGAAATGCTCCTTCTGCCCTTATTATGGTCTGCAAGCTTATTGAGAAAGGTGTAAGGCCTGCCCTTATTATCGGTCTTCCTGTCGGTTTTGTCAATGCAGCCGAATCAAGGGAAATGGTTAGAAACCTGAAAATCCCGATTCCTTCTATCAGCTGTGTCGGGACCAGGGGAGGGACTCCGATGGCTGTTGCCTGCGTAAACGAGCTCGTAGCAATCGCAAGAGAAAGTGAGGAGTAATCTCCCTGCTTTCTTTTTTAATTTTATTTTTTTCTCTGTTTTTTGTTCTGTCATCGGCTTATTAGTAGCCATCTGCATGATATTATTTCTCTTTTTTTTCTTTTGAATAAATTTATATCTGTAGCACCCCTTTTATTACAGGAGTCAAGAATGGACAAATAGTAATGTGCCTATTCTTTTTCACATCTCTTTTTTGGGGTGAACAATTGGGTAATGCTGCTAAGAAACTGGTTATTTCAGGTATCATTATTTTAATTACTATTTTACTTCTCTCTATCTCTATTCATTTTATGTTTAGAGGACCGGCAGCGCCTTTTTTCGTAATTCATAATCATGACATTATTAGTCATGAAGTAACAGTTGAAGTATTTGATCATAATAGCAAACCAATAGTAAATGAAACATATAATCTGGAACCTCATCGCGATTTTACAAAACGTCGTCCTTTGAGTGTACGGCTCAACAGAGAAAAAGAATATACATTTAAAGTAACTATGGATAAACAAATCACAAATATAAGTACGATGGAAATTCCAGGTCGTAAAACTTCAGTAAACATTCGTTTATATACCAAATCTGGTGAAACCATTCCCTATAACCCTAATCGTGAAGCTATCCCTATTCTCGTAGAGATTGTAGAATGGATGTGAGAAGAAATTAATTAGACTTATTATTTTTTCTTCTCAGGATTGAAATTTAAACTGAGTACTGACCTAATAAATTTAAAATAGCCACCAGAAGTGATTCTGGTAGACCATCCAGAGCCCGACAAGGATGAGCACTACTCCGGCCCCTTTCTTGAGTGCTGCGTCATACTTTGATATAAGTTTTATCTTTGAAGTGGAAAACTGAGCTGAGTATGCGAGCAGGAGCATGGGCACAGCAAACCCTGCAGAGTAAATCATAAGGGTTATTGCACCGTTAACAGTGCTTCCTTCCAGAGCTACCATTGTCAGGATTGATGCAAGGATCGGTCCCACACAGGGGATCCAGAGCACTCCCAGAGAAAGCCCTAAGAGGAGGCCGGAGACCGGACCTTTGTCATTCATTCCTGCAAGGAGGGGAAATTTTGCAAAAGCATTGAACAGGCCGATTTCAAAAATCATTGCAATACCCATTGCAATGATTAAGATTTCTGCCAGGATTTTTAACTGGGTTGTGTATGCCTGAAAAGCTGCTCCGAAGGCAGAGGTCACAATGCCCATAACGGTAAAAGATATGGTTACTCCAAGCACTATGGCAAGGGGCCTTAACTTTCCTTTTCCTGTAGAACTTGCAAGAACTGCAGGAAGAAGGGGAAGGATGCATGGGGACAGGATGCTGAGAACTCCTGCGCCAAATGCAACCACGGGGGAAATAGCTTCATAAGACATGGTTCTGATTTGACGTTTTATTGTTCAGTCATCTACGATTGCTGGTTGCACCAGTGAGTTACTGATCAATTACGAAGAGGCAAGTATATCTCACATATTTAAGAAAAATGTAAAGATATTCGTATGCTTACGTTTCTCAATAACCCCTGCTATTAAAGATACGTTTTTCATCCGAAAATCTGTTTTCAGTCCTAACCATTTAATATGTTTTATTTTCAGCTGATGATTTAATTTTCAGCTGGCGAGGAAGTTTAAAACTCAGATTTCACTGTATTGCTTTTTTATTTATTTACGTTTTCATGGTAAAGAATTGCTCTATCCAGGAGTTCTTCGTATACCTGTTTATCCATAACCCCAAGAACTCTTGCCTGGAATCTGTCTTTAGTGACGTTTCCGTTATCCTGCATGTAAACATACTCTCCGTCTTCAAGACCAACAACCACAAAGGAATCCGGAATATAAGACGTTACGAAATAAGCTGAAAGATTACGGCTCTGATCTATGTCTGCAGACATGACTGTGGCTTTTCCGGTGTATTCTGCTGCCAGGTCACTCAGGATGGGTTTCATCTGCTGGCACGGCCCACACCATTCAGCTCCGAATTTGATAAGGACCGGGCCTTCCTGTACGGATGTGTTAATCTGTTCCAGAGCGGTTAAGTTTTCAACAACACTTACCTGGATTTGCTGAGCGTCTGTGGAGTTGTCCCCGTCTTCAGTACAGCCTGCTGTAAAGAGTACAGCTGCAAGCAGGATCAGTAATATGACTAGCCTATTCATGTTCTCAACATTGATTCGTTCATTTGGTATTTCTTCAGGTTTTTAATATCAGTGATTTTCTCGTTACACTAATAATTTTCTTTTAATAGTCCTGAAAGCCTTTTTTCTGCAATAGAATTATCTATCATACACAAATAATTAACTGTAAACAATGATAACAATCATTTATTAATTTCCCGATTTAAGTTATGCGGTAGAATAGGATATCAATAACTATATTAGAGGCCCGTTGCAGACATGGGTTTTATATATAGAGAACTGATAAAAATAAAATAAGGAAAAAAGAGAAAACAAAGAAGTTTGACTTACTCTTTCTCAAGTATTTTTTCAACGGCGTCTACGACATTATCAAAATTCTTCTGCCATTCCGTGCCGTGTTTAAGCTGGTCCTGAACAACCGTGCCCCTGTCTTCCATTTCCGCGACTCCGGGTTCTATGGGAAGTCTGGCAAGGATGGGGATATTAAAGTCTTTTGAGGCTTTCTCGACGCCTCCGCTTCCGAAGACTTCTATGGGCTTGCCGCAGTGGGGGCAGATTAGCCCGTGCATGTTGTCCACAAGCCCTATTATGGGCACATTCAGTTTTTCCGAAAATGTGATTGATTTCCGAACACTTATAAGAGCCACGTCCTGAGGTGTCGTGACAAGTACGGAACCGTCACAGTTGGGGATAAGCTGTGCCACACTCAGAGGCTCGTCTCCGGTTCCAGGGGGCAGATCGATAATCAAAAAGTCAAGTGCTCCCCAGAATACTTCTTCAAGGAACTGCTTGATTGCTCCCATTTTGGCGGGCCCCCTCCAGATTATGGGCGAGTCTTTGTTTTCGAGCAGAAAACCAATAGACATCACTGAGAGATTGGGGAGCACCTCTATCGGGAGAATTCCTTCTTCGCTTACTCCAGGTCTTGCGGACTCCAATCCGAAGATCGTGGGGACCGTTGGACCGTGAATATCGCAGTCAAGAAGACCTACCCTGTGCCCGCGGAGAGCGAGCCCGACAGCGAGGTTTGCGGCAACCGTACTTTTCCCTACACCGCCTTTCCCGCTCATTACCATGATCTTACGCTTGATGCGCCTGAGGTTTACTACGATTTTCGGTTCCTCGGGCTTTTTTGATAAGCTTTCCAGTGGTTGAACCTTATCTGTCATTTTTATCGCCTGTATAAAATTTCCGCAACTTCCAGATTTTTCCGGATTTTTATATCTCTTTTTCACGAGTCAGCATCTTGTCAGCATCTTCATTGGTATCAGCAGTCTCGATCCTGATATAGTTACCGCCTTTAATTTCTATTGCTTTTCCGGTGCTCAGAGCAAGAGCTACTTTCATCCTGGCGGCTTTCAGATCTTCCCAGAAAGCTCTTCTCGATACTCCTACCCTTGTGGCTGCGTCTTCCTGCCTCAAGCCTTCGATATCTACAAGCCTGAGAGCTTCAAGTTCCTCTATTGTAAGGGATACCACCTCAAGGCCTGATAGTGGAACCCCTCT
This window of the Methanosarcina mazei S-6 genome carries:
- a CDS encoding DUF134 domain-containing protein gives rise to the protein MKKCRGRPKCPRRVEQTPDITYFKPRGVPLSGLEVVSLTIEELEALRLVDIEGLRQEDAATRVGVSRRAFWEDLKAARMKVALALSTGKAIEIKGGNYIRIETADTNEDADKMLTREKEI
- a CDS encoding thioredoxin family protein; amino-acid sequence: MNRLVILLILLAAVLFTAGCTEDGDNSTDAQQIQVSVVENLTALEQINTSVQEGPVLIKFGAEWCGPCQQMKPILSDLAAEYTGKATVMSADIDQSRNLSAYFVTSYIPDSFVVVGLEDGEYVYMQDNGNVTKDRFQARVLGVMDKQVYEELLDRAILYHENVNK
- a CDS encoding Mrp/NBP35 family ATP-binding protein: MTDKVQPLESLSKKPEEPKIVVNLRRIKRKIMVMSGKGGVGKSTVAANLAVGLALRGHRVGLLDCDIHGPTVPTIFGLESARPGVSEEGILPIEVLPNLSVMSIGFLLENKDSPIIWRGPAKMGAIKQFLEEVFWGALDFLIIDLPPGTGDEPLSVAQLIPNCDGSVLVTTPQDVALISVRKSITFSEKLNVPIIGLVDNMHGLICPHCGKPIEVFGSGGVEKASKDFNIPILARLPIEPGVAEMEDRGTVVQDQLKHGTEWQKNFDNVVDAVEKILEKE
- a CDS encoding cytochrome c biogenesis CcdA family protein — encoded protein: MSYEAISPVVAFGAGVLSILSPCILPLLPAVLASSTGKGKLRPLAIVLGVTISFTVMGIVTSAFGAAFQAYTTQLKILAEILIIAMGIAMIFEIGLFNAFAKFPLLAGMNDKGPVSGLLLGLSLGVLWIPCVGPILASILTMVALEGSTVNGAITLMIYSAGFAVPMLLLAYSAQFSTSKIKLISKYDAALKKGAGVVLILVGLWMVYQNHFWWLF